A genomic stretch from Pseudoliparis swirei isolate HS2019 ecotype Mariana Trench chromosome 18, NWPU_hadal_v1, whole genome shotgun sequence includes:
- the LOC130208611 gene encoding dnaJ homolog subfamily B member 9-like, with amino-acid sequence MMAVQGVIHRVPAYLVTLLCLAEVLPAVSESDRSYYETLNVELSASSSHIKKAFRQLAIKYHPDKNKSVDAEKTFREVVEAYRVLSNKETRRLYDNVGHVAFLKDEDPVDPEDEHETRPFGFEDLFHDFEDSPFVEEPLFHWTFHQDGSEEDGPYQHYSIEEPGFSFYFGDEEEDQYC; translated from the exons ATGATGGCAGTGCAAGGTGTTATCCACCGGGTGCCAGCCTACCTGGTCACGCTGCTCTGCTTAGCCGAAGTCCTGCCCGCCGTCTCTGAGTCGGACAGAAGTTACTACGAGACTCTCAATGTTGAGCTATCAGCAAGTAGCAGCCACATAAAGAAGGCTTTCCGCCAACTGGCCATAAAATACCACCCCGATAAGAACAAAAGTGTCGATGCCGAGAAGACTTTCAGAGAGGTTGTTGAAG CCTACAGGGTGCTCTCcaacaaggagacgaggaggctgTATGACAATGTGGGCCACGTGGCTTTCCTCAAAGAcgaggaccctgtagaccctgaggaTGAACATGAGACAAGGCCCTTTGGTTTTGAAGACCTCTTCCATGACTTTGAGGACAGTCCCTTTGTGGAGGAGCCGCTCTTCCACTGGACCTTTCACCAGGATGGGAGCGAGGAGGATGGTCCATATCAACATTACAGTATAGAAGAGCCTGGCTTCAGCTTTTATTTtggggatgaagaagaggaccaGTACTGCTAG
- the zc3h10 gene encoding zinc finger CCCH domain-containing protein 10 produces MPDRDSSYLSGGGGSGGSLGEERGPGSGLAGSTAEGRGASGGSLGGNVSGMGGGGALGNGNSCGNSGGGGQDAGLAVGGVCRDFIRNVCKRGKRCRFKHPDFNEVPDLGVQKNEFIFCHDHQNKECVRSNCRFVHGSKEDEDYYKKSGELPLRLRGNVAARLGLSPMDLPHSREEVPICRDFLKGECQRGNKCKFRHVEKDYEYEPSRVGVGCVTGPGTSGMVNAGGGIGGGGAGACGGMQGLVGGGGGSNMMGMGMGFPSLAGCRDPGITGVGGVGGGGMGTCLSISSAGPRRFDRSSCSVYDPMLENGMFDTSSLEASMDHNTLQLKRRRLEGLRLADVSGGGHYELGVQAPLPPHPLEYRFLEEENSLLRRRVEQLKKQVSNLVATNEVLLDQNAQFRSQAKVMTLASTSASIEHSLVPPLGAIGSYNRSIAQTHTTLSSAGLQPRLVIQQDLVASSGVLPSVPQNNAAPPSTNLPHLNPDITPLSAALVQTIAQGMVAPVSMAPVSVSVSVAPVSMSPLSGITMSHATTPMVAYPIVSQSMRITTLPH; encoded by the exons ATGCCTGACCGGGACAGCTCCTACCTGTCAGGTGGCGGTGGGAGTGGTGGTAGTCTGGGTGAGGAAAGAGGACCTGGGTCTGGATTGGCAGGGAGCACGGCGGAGGGCAGAGGTGCTTCAGGAGGAAGTCTCGGAGGCAACGTCTCTggcatgggaggaggaggggcgctcGGAAATGGCAACAGCTGTGGGAACAGCGGAGGTGGGGGTCAAGATGCAGGATTGGCAGTGGGCGGTGTCTGCAGGGACTTCATACGCAATGTCTGCAAGAGAGGGAAGCGTTGCCGCTTTAAACACCCAGACTTTAATGAGGTGCCAGACTTGGGGGTGCAAAAGAATGAATTTATCTTCTGTCATGACCACCAGAACAAGGAGTGTGTGCGCTCCAACTGCCGCTTTGTCCATGGATCTAAAGAGGATGAGGACTATTACAAGAAATCTGGAGAGCTACCCCTCAGACTAAGAGGGAACGTTGCAGCACGACTGGGCCTGTCCCCAATGGATCTTCCGCACAGCCGTGAGGAAGTCCCTATCTGCAGAGACTTCCTGAAGGGGGAGTGCCAGAGGGGCAATAAGTGTAAATTTCGCCATGTCGAAAAAGACTATGAATATGAGCCTTCCAGGGTTGGAGTGGGTTGTGTTACAGGGCCTGGGACCAGTGGAATGGTGAATGCTGGGGGAGGGATCGGTGGTGGAGGAGCAGGTGCCTGTGGAGGAATGCAAGGACTTGTGGGAGGTGGGGGTGGAAGTAATATgatggggatggggatgggTTTTCCCAGCCTGGCTGGTTGCAGAGATCCAGGTATCACAGGAGTTGGGGGGGTAGGTGGCGGTGGAATGGGCACGTGTCTGTCCATAAGTTCTGCAGGACCACGGCGTTTTGACAGGAGCTCTTGCTCAGTGTATGACCCTATGCTTGAAAATGGGATGTTTGATACGAGCTCCCTGGAGGCCTCCATGGACCACAATACTCTACAGTTGAAGAGGCGGCGGTTGGAGGGGCTGCGCCTGGCGGATGTGAGTGGAGGTGGGCACTATGAGCTGGGAGTTCAAGCTCCCTTGCCGCCACACCCTCTGGAGTACAggttcctggaggaggagaactccctgctgaggaggagagttGAGCAGTTGAAAAAGCAG GTTTCAAATCTCGTTGCCACAAATGAGGTTCTTCTGGATCAGAACGCCCAGTTCCGAAGCCAGGCCAAGGTGATGACACTGGCTTCCACGTCTGCCTCCATTGAGCACAGTCTGGTGCCCCCTCTCGGTGCAATAGGTTCCTACAATCGTAGCATTGCTCAAACTCACACCACCCTGAGCAGCGCTGGACTTCAACCCCGGCTCGTCATCCAGCAAGACCTGGTAGCATCTAGCGGCGTCCTCCCTTCAGTGCCGCAGAATAACGCTGCACCGCCCTCAACAAATCTGCCTCACCTCAACCCTGACATCACCCCCCTCTCCGCCGCCCTTGTACAGACTATTGCCCAAGGGATGGTGGCACCGGTTTCAATGGCAccagtgtctgtgtctgtgtctgtggcaCCGGTGTCCATGTCGCCTCTGTCCGGCATCACCATGAGTCATGCTACCACCCCGATGGTGGCGTACCCCATCGTGAGTCAAAGCATGAGAATCACCACTCTGCCTCATTAA